In a genomic window of Thermodesulfobacteriota bacterium:
- a CDS encoding DUF364 domain-containing protein — MKILHDLISSLNFDATVKDIRQGIFHTGVWTRNCGLAATLPRDALQQEPPMVKAPGFLSDKTPSELAQLVYSQSILEAAIGMATINSLVEFDENSCIELNAAELIIEKGAGKNIAVVGHFPFIPRVGKYSKELWVIEKNPQEGDFTEADADNLIPRADVVAITGTALTNHTMAHLLALCHPKAYTIVLGDTAPLSPILFDHGFNALSGTRVIDAELALRCVSQGANFRQIQGVRRLTMMR, encoded by the coding sequence ATGAAGATTTTACATGATTTAATTTCATCACTAAACTTTGATGCGACGGTGAAAGATATCCGGCAGGGAATATTCCATACCGGGGTGTGGACTCGAAACTGTGGGCTGGCAGCAACCTTGCCGAGAGATGCGTTGCAGCAGGAGCCACCCATGGTCAAGGCACCCGGTTTTCTGTCGGATAAAACGCCGTCGGAACTGGCCCAACTGGTTTATTCTCAAAGTATACTGGAGGCCGCTATCGGCATGGCCACCATCAATTCACTGGTTGAGTTTGATGAAAATTCATGCATTGAGCTCAATGCTGCTGAACTGATCATAGAAAAGGGAGCGGGCAAGAATATAGCGGTGGTGGGGCACTTTCCCTTCATACCCAGGGTTGGCAAGTATTCCAAGGAGCTCTGGGTCATTGAGAAAAACCCCCAGGAGGGAGATTTTACCGAAGCGGATGCGGACAACCTGATTCCCCGGGCGGATGTGGTTGCTATCACGGGGACGGCCTTAACCAACCATACCATGGCGCATTTGCTTGCGCTTTGCCATCCCAAGGCCTATACCATCGTATTGGGAGATACGGCGCCTCTTTCCCCCATCCTGTTTGACCACGGGTTTAATGCCTTATCCGGCACAAGGGTAATAGACGCGGAACTGGCGTTAAGGTGCGTCAGCCAAGGGGCAAATTTCAGGCAAATCCAGGGGGTCAGGCGACTGACCATGATGAGGTGA
- a CDS encoding CooT family nickel-binding protein gives MCLSTVYMGSGNEQKEIMKDVASIEAEGRGFWFTNLFGERKFVEGAIQTVDLMDKNFVLLRKEKADDERQ, from the coding sequence ATGTGTTTGAGCACGGTGTATATGGGTTCGGGAAATGAGCAAAAGGAAATAATGAAAGATGTCGCAAGCATAGAGGCCGAAGGCCGGGGCTTTTGGTTCACCAATCTTTTCGGGGAAAGGAAGTTCGTTGAGGGCGCCATTCAAACGGTGGACCTCATGGATAAAAATTTTGTCCTGCTCAGAAAAGAAAAAGCGGATGACGAGAGACAATAA
- a CDS encoding ATP-binding protein — MKISVCGKGGSGKSALTSLLANQAISRELGVLVVDSDESNSGLFKMLGFDHPPVPLMELIGGKKKLKEKMKNSSVLTKTHISVNDIPAEQLSRRNGLMLLSIGKILQAFEGCACPMGVLNREFLKKLRLNNDEIAIIDMEAGVEHFGRGIDEGIDRVLLVVEPSFESIALAEKIKKITTGMNRAVSAVLNKIDSEETAHKLENELKTRNIEVIGAIPNDPLVFEACLEGQALGVGAAFHAAGKVLDDLLEKK; from the coding sequence ATGAAAATATCAGTTTGTGGAAAAGGAGGAAGCGGCAAGAGCGCTTTAACCAGTTTGCTGGCCAATCAGGCCATATCCAGGGAACTTGGAGTCCTGGTGGTGGATTCAGATGAATCAAATTCAGGGCTCTTTAAAATGCTTGGGTTTGATCACCCGCCGGTCCCCCTTATGGAACTTATCGGGGGAAAGAAAAAGTTAAAGGAGAAGATGAAAAACTCCAGCGTTTTGACAAAAACTCATATTTCGGTTAATGATATTCCTGCTGAGCAGCTAAGCCGCAGAAACGGTCTTATGCTCCTTAGTATCGGAAAGATTCTTCAGGCCTTTGAAGGGTGCGCCTGCCCCATGGGAGTGTTGAACCGGGAGTTCTTGAAAAAACTTCGCCTGAATAATGATGAAATCGCCATTATCGATATGGAAGCAGGCGTGGAGCATTTCGGGCGGGGGATTGATGAAGGTATCGACCGGGTACTTCTGGTGGTTGAACCCTCCTTTGAATCCATCGCTCTGGCGGAGAAGATCAAAAAGATCACCACCGGGATGAACAGGGCGGTTTCAGCGGTGTTAAACAAGATAGACTCGGAGGAAACGGCCCATAAACTGGAAAATGAACTAAAAACCAGGAACATAGAGGTCATTGGGGCCATTCCAAATGACCCATTGGTATTCGAAGCATGTCTGGAAGGCCAGGCCCTGGGTGTTGGAGCAGCCTTTCATGCGGCAGGAAAGGTTTTGGATGATCTGCTGGAAAAAAAATAA
- a CDS encoding OsmC family protein — MEMEITFPGGKKVNSTYKGFTVETDQPKDEGGDGTAPEPYDLFLSSIGTCAGVYVVYFCHERGIDMSGLKMTVGFERNEKKKLVETVRIHIHLPPGFPQKYKSTVVKVAGLCTVKRNIIDPPDFIIEADIQT; from the coding sequence ATGGAAATGGAAATCACCTTCCCTGGCGGGAAAAAAGTCAATTCAACCTATAAAGGATTCACGGTTGAAACGGATCAACCCAAAGACGAAGGTGGGGACGGAACCGCACCGGAACCTTATGATCTGTTTTTATCCTCAATCGGAACGTGCGCCGGGGTGTATGTGGTTTATTTCTGCCATGAACGCGGCATCGATATGTCGGGCCTTAAAATGACCGTTGGATTCGAGCGAAATGAGAAAAAAAAGCTGGTGGAAACGGTGCGGATTCATATCCATTTGCCACCGGGTTTTCCGCAGAAATATAAATCGACGGTGGTCAAGGTGGCCGGGCTTTGCACGGTGAAAAGGAACATTATCGACCCTCCTGATTTCATAATTGAGGCCGATATTCAAACCTAG